One Vigna unguiculata cultivar IT97K-499-35 chromosome 7, ASM411807v1, whole genome shotgun sequence genomic region harbors:
- the LOC114190136 gene encoding B3 domain-containing protein At2g36080-like has protein sequence MSINHYSMDLPETTLWWPQQQPHQQQQPMLMEATPNRSSTSWPSAEPLGLNLNHQNDDVEEDEEEEDQTTTTTQQEETEDEKEPMFEKPLTPSDVGKLNRLVIPKQHAEKYFPLSGGGGGGGESGECKGLLLSFEDESGKCWRFRYSYWNSSQSYVLTKGWSRYVKDKRLDAGDVVLFERHRADAHRLFIGWRRRRHGDTSPVHVSGRAVAHGKSGDGSSKNEGGGGTGGGLGWTRGFYSAHPYPTHQQQLHNHQPLPYQYDCLHAGQGSQGERERSVAEGNSPSSSSSSRVLRLFGVNMEYQTEHDSGPSTPQCSYNTTNMPSTQGTQNHRHQPYYYY, from the exons ATGTCGATAAACCACTACTCCATGGACCTTCCCGAAACAACACTGTGGTGGCCCCAACAACAGCCTCATCAGCAGCAACAACCCATGTTAATGGAAGCAACCCCGAATCGCTCCTCCACTTCCTGGCCCTCTGCGGAGCCTCTGGGTCTCAACCTCAACCACCAAAACGACGACGTGGAAGAAGACGAAGAGGAAGAGGACCAAACAACGACCACTACACAGCAAGAGGAAACGGAAGACGAGAAGGAACCCATGTTCGAGAAGCCTCTAACCCCCAGCGACGTGGGGAAGCTCAACCGCCTCGTAATCCCCAAGCAGCACGCCGAGAAGTACTTCCCTCTCAGCGGTGGCGGTGGCGGTGGCGGCGAGTCGGGCGAGTGCAAGGGGCTCCTATTGAGTTTCGAGGACGAGTCGGGTAAGTGCTGGCGGTTTCGTTACTCCTACTGGAACAGCAGCCAGAGCTACGTGCTGACCAAAGGGTGGAGCCGCTACGTCAAGGACAAGCGCCTCGACGCCGGCGACGTTGTCTTGTTCGAGCGCCACCGCGCCGACGCCCACCGCCTCTTCATCGGATGGAGGCGCCGGCGACACGGCGACACATCGCCGGTGCACGTTAGCGGCAGGGCGGTTGCGCACGGGAAGAGTGGCGACGGGAGTAGTAAGAATGAGGGTGGCGGCGGCACCGGTGGTGGTCTGGGGTGGACCAGAGGGTTCTATTCTGCGCATCCTTATCCTACGCATCAGCAGCAGCTGCATAATCATCAGCCCTTGCCATACCAATATGACTGTCTTCATGCAG GACAAGGGTCCCAAGGTGAGAGAGAAAGGAGCGTAGCAGAGGGAAACAGTCCCAGTTCAAGCTCGAGTTCAAGGGTACTTAGGCTTTTTGGGGTGAACATGGAATACCAAACTGAACACGATTCTGGACCCTCCACACCCCAATGTTCCTACAATACTACCAACATGCCCTCCACACAGGGCACACAAAACCATCGCCACCAACCATACTACTACTACtag